The Monodelphis domestica isolate mMonDom1 chromosome 7, mMonDom1.pri, whole genome shotgun sequence genome window below encodes:
- the RALA gene encoding ras-related protein Ral-A isoform X1 — protein MGGACLRGTGQVFGQHPFSTSLSSCLENGRWQHNHKKENGRLADSGVGRDPEDIGTPKDHLCSHLPGAPSATWGAREKERCQCAWGDRTCLNPKSAPSPASASVVNEHLKSGACRHLARNCVPGGGGGSRAHRPSPPGHHDGRRRLSPAPRKRNSFPPLGFRVRNSLLVNVHRGNQFQRLHSRLPWRKDPTLEWCGAPRDGEGELTAPGLLSAPANPSSEAQNCSDPPGNEQARTRLPLPKAHLIEGSVRISPLVAIPCAEWMLLLWP, from the exons atggggGGGGCTTGCTTGAGGGGAACAGGGCAGGTTTTCGGGCAGCATCCATTTTCCACGAGTCTCTCCTCCTGCCTTGAGAACGGCCGTTGGCAACACAATCACAAGAAGGAAAATGGGCGTCTGGCAGATTCCGGTGTTGGGAGAGACCCAGAGGACATCGGGACCCCCAAGGACCATCTCTGCAGCCATTTACCAGGAGCGCCATCTGCCACGTGGGGTGCCCGAGAGAAGGAGAGGTGCCAGTGTGCGTGGGGAGACAGAACATGCCTTAATCCAAAATCTGCGCCCTCACCGGCCTCTGCGTCCGTTGTGAACGAACACCTGAAATCGGGAGCTTGCCGACACCTGGCCCGGAACTGTGTgccaggtgggggtggggggtccaGAGCCCATCGCCCCTCACCACCAGGCCACCATGATGGACGCAGAAGGCTCAGCCCAGCCCCTCGTAAGAGaaactcctttcctcctctcGGGTTCCGGGTCAGAAACTCGCTTCTGGTCAACG TTCATCGAGGAAACCAGTTTCAGCGTCTGCATTCCCGGCTGCCTTGGAGGAAAGACCCAACGTTGGAATGGTGTGGCGCCCCGAGAGACGGCGAGGGAGAGCTCACAGCCCCAGGCTTGCTTTCTGCACCTGCAAACCCATCATCCGAGGCTCAGAACTGTTCGGACCCTCCAGGGAACGAGCAAGCGCGCACACGCCTGCCGCTCCCCAAAGCGCATCTCATTGAAGGCTCTGTGCGCATCTCTCCTTTGGTGGCCATCCCCTGTGCAGAATGGATGCTCCTCTTGTGGCCCTGA
- the RALA gene encoding ras-related protein Ral-A isoform X2, translating to MAANKPKGQNSLALHKVIMVGSGGVGKSALTLQFMYDEFVEDYEPTKADSYRKKVVLDGEEVQIDILDTAGQEDYAAIRDNYFRSGEGFLCVFSITELESFAATADFREQILRVKEDENVPFLLVGNKSDLEDKRQVSIEDAKNRADQWNVNYVETSAKTRANVDKVFFDLMREIRARKMEDSKEKNGKKKRKSLAKRLRERCCIL from the exons ATGGCAGCGAACAAGCCCAAAGGCCAGAACTCCCTGGCTTTGCACAAGGTGATCATGGTGGGCAGCGGCGGCGTGGGGAAGTCCGCCCTGACCCTGCAGTTCATGTACGACGAG TTCGTGGAGGACTACGAGCCGACCAAAGCCGACAGCTACAGGAAGAAGGTGGTCCTGGATGGGGAGGAGGTCCAGATCGACATTCTGGACACGGCCGGCCAGGAGGACTACGCGGCCATCCGAGACAACTACTTCCGGAGCGGGGAGGGCTTCCTGTGCGTCTTCTCCATAACAGAGCTCGAGTCCTTCGCGGCGACGGCCGACTTCAG GGAGCAGATCTTGAGGGTCAAGGAGGACGAGAATGTTCCCTTCCTTCTCGTGGGGAACAAATCTGATTTAGAAGATAAAAGACAAGTTTCTATAGAAGATGCAAAAAACAGAGCTGATCAGTGGAACGTCAACTACGTGGAGACCTCAGCCAAGACCCGTGCGAACgtggataag gtattttttgatttgatgagGGAAATCCGTGCACGGAAGATGGAGGACAGCAAAGAGAAGAACGGAAAGAAGAAGCGGAAAAGCCTGGCCAAGCGGCTGAGGGAGCGCTGCTGCATCTTGTAA